CCGGCCGTTCGCCATCCTCGGGCACGGCCTGCACGCACCGGACCGCGCCGCGCTGGGCGCCCAGCTGCGCCTGGGCATCCCCAGCGGGCTGTCGATCCTGATCGACGTGACCGGGTTCTCGTTCATGGCCATCTTCATCGCCCGGCTGGGCACCACCGCGGTGGCCGGGCACCAGATCGTCGCCAACCTCGCCGCGCTGGTGTTCATGCTGCCGCTGGCACTGGCGCAGGCCAGCAGCGCGCTGGTGGCGCAACGCATCGGCGCGGGCGACGTGGCCGATGCGCGCCGGCTCGGCTGGCACGGCCTGCTGCTGGCCGGTGTGCTGGCCTGCGTCAGCGCCAGCGTGGTGGTGCTGGGCCGCGCGCCCATCGTGGCGCTGTACACGCCCGATGCGGCCGTGGCGGCGGCGGCCACCGGGCTGCTGGTCTGGCTGATCGCCTTCCACCTCGGCGACGCCCTGCAGGCGGTGGCGGCGGCTGTGCTGCGCGCCTGGCGCATCGCCCAGGTGCCGATGCTGATCCACGCCGGCTCGCTCTGGGGCGTGGGCCTGTACGGCGGCTACCTGCTCGCCTTCGACCCCTGGGGCTGGCGCGAGGCCTGGCCCGCCCTGAGCGCGCTCCAGGGCGCCACCGGCTTCTGGGTGGCGGCCAGCGCCGGGCTGTGCCTGGCCGCGCTGGCGCTGTGCGCCTTCCTGGCCTGGACGATGCGGCGCATGGCCCCGTCCCAATCGCCCCCGGCCGCGGCCCGAACGCCGGCGCCCTGAAACAGGCACGGCCGGTCCGGCCCGTGCCCCGTCCTGTCGATTCAGCCCGGTCCTGGCAGGCTCAGCCGGAAGCAGGTGCCACCGCCCTCGCGCGCCTCGCAATGCACCTGGCCGCCATGCTGCTCGGCGATCTGGCGCACCAGCGACAGGCCCAGGCCGACGCCGCCCTCGCGCTCGGCATGCCCGGGCAGGCGGAAGAAGGGCTCGAAGACCCGCTCGCGGTAGGCCTCGGGCACGCCCGGGCCGCGGTCGCAGACCCGCACCTCGACGCCCCCGCCCGGAACCGCGTGCAGCGTGGCCAGCACCTCGTCGCCGCCGTAGCGGCGCGCATTCTCCAGCAGGTTGCGCAGCGCACGGCGCAGCAGGCGCTCATCACCCAGCAGGGTCAGCGCCTCGCCCTCCACCTCGGCATCCACCCGGACGGACTCCTCGGCCAGCAGGCCCAGCAGGTCGACCGGCTCGCGCTGCAGACGATGGCTGGCGTCCAGCCGGCTGGCCAGCAGCACCTCCTCGACCAGGGTGTCGAGCTCGCGGATGTTGCGGTCGATCTCCCGGCGCAGCTCGTCGCGCCGTGCCGGTGCGGCCCCTTCCAGCACCGCCAGGGCCATCTTCAGGCGCGCCAGCGGGGAACGCAGCTCGTGGCTGGCATTGGCCAGCAGCGAGCGGTTGGCC
The Sphaerotilus microaerophilus DNA segment above includes these coding regions:
- a CDS encoding MATE family efflux transporter, producing MAGTPLDPLETARDGGPFRAQSRWQDRWRASVGRIVPLAWPMLVGQLAVLAFSTIDTLLVARHSALDLAALAVGAASYITIFIGLMGVVMALAPIVGQNFGAGRHHEAGHQLHQAVWIALALSLLGCTLLAFPGPFLALSRASEALQPRIRAYLGALAFALPASLLFAAWRGFNTAVGRPKQVMLLQLGGLAVKLPLSLLLVYGLSWHGPLGHIELPALGVAGCGIATALAMWAQVAGAAWQLRRDAFYRPFAILGHGLHAPDRAALGAQLRLGIPSGLSILIDVTGFSFMAIFIARLGTTAVAGHQIVANLAALVFMLPLALAQASSALVAQRIGAGDVADARRLGWHGLLLAGVLACVSASVVVLGRAPIVALYTPDAAVAAAATGLLVWLIAFHLGDALQAVAAAVLRAWRIAQVPMLIHAGSLWGVGLYGGYLLAFDPWGWREAWPALSALQGATGFWVAASAGLCLAALALCAFLAWTMRRMAPSQSPPAAARTPAP